A window from Enterocloster bolteae encodes these proteins:
- a CDS encoding NAD(P)/FAD-dependent oxidoreductase — MEIDVLIVGGGPAGLAAAVRLYRKGIHNILIVEREKQLGGILRQCIHDGFGLTRFKTTLSGPEYAQRFIEEVEELGIPYITDATVLEVAEDRTVTAATRRGLKVWRAKSVILTMGCRERTRGALGIPGERPAGVFTAGVAQAYINLYNVMPAKEVVILGSGDIGMIMARRLTLEGAHVQAVFEIQPYPSGLPRNVEQCLNDYGIPLYLSHTVTAVNGDNRLTGVTVSRVDEHLRPVPGTEKEYKCDTLILSVGLIPENELSLDAGVTLDDRTKGAVVDEHFQTDVAGIFAAGNVLHVHDLVDFVSMEAESLADSAAEFVQKGCLPPCPIEIGTDSHINHTVPQRVSGTRDFKLSLRVNSPLKECRIEVRQDGVLVASKKMKKAIPAEMIELTVKADKLVSMGRLEVSAEC; from the coding sequence ATGGAGATAGACGTACTCATTGTGGGCGGCGGACCGGCGGGACTGGCTGCGGCTGTCCGGTTATACAGGAAAGGAATCCATAATATATTGATTGTGGAACGGGAAAAACAGCTGGGAGGAATACTCAGACAGTGCATTCATGACGGTTTTGGACTGACCCGTTTTAAAACCACATTAAGCGGGCCGGAATATGCACAGAGATTTATAGAAGAGGTGGAGGAATTAGGGATTCCTTACATCACGGACGCAACTGTTCTGGAGGTGGCAGAGGACAGGACAGTGACGGCAGCAACACGCCGGGGGCTTAAGGTATGGAGGGCCAAGTCCGTGATCCTTACCATGGGATGCAGGGAGCGTACCAGAGGCGCTTTGGGAATCCCCGGTGAGCGCCCGGCCGGTGTGTTTACGGCAGGGGTTGCCCAGGCTTATATTAACCTCTACAATGTAATGCCTGCAAAGGAAGTGGTTATCCTGGGCTCCGGGGACATCGGTATGATTATGGCCCGCAGGCTTACGCTGGAAGGCGCCCATGTCCAGGCTGTGTTTGAGATCCAGCCATATCCCAGCGGCCTGCCCCGCAATGTGGAGCAGTGCCTGAATGATTACGGCATACCGCTGTACCTGAGCCATACGGTAACGGCTGTCAACGGGGACAATCGTTTGACAGGCGTCACGGTGTCCCGTGTGGATGAACACTTAAGACCTGTTCCGGGAACTGAAAAGGAATACAAGTGTGATACCCTGATACTTTCCGTGGGACTGATTCCTGAAAATGAACTTTCACTGGACGCTGGCGTGACCCTGGATGACAGGACAAAGGGCGCTGTGGTGGATGAACATTTCCAGACAGATGTGGCGGGGATTTTTGCTGCGGGAAATGTGCTCCATGTCCATGATTTAGTGGACTTTGTTTCCATGGAAGCAGAGAGCCTGGCGGATTCTGCTGCGGAATTTGTGCAGAAAGGATGTCTGCCTCCCTGTCCCATCGAAATAGGAACGGACAGCCATATTAACCATACCGTTCCCCAGAGAGTGAGCGGCACCAGGGATTTTAAGCTGTCCCTGAGGGTAAACAGTCCTTTGAAGGAATGCCGCATTGAAGTAAGGCAGGACGGCGTGTTGGTGGCATCAAAGAAAATGAAGAAAGCGATACCGGCCGAAATGATTGAACTTACGGTTAAGGCGGATAAACTGGTGTCCATGGGCCGGCTGGAGGTGAGCGCTGAATGTTGA
- a CDS encoding NAD(P)/FAD-dependent oxidoreductase codes for MKQLYDVIIIGGGVVGSAIAREMSRYRLKIGVLEKNLDVCYETSGRNSGVIHGGFAYDTGSLKARLCVEGNQFMGQLAEELDFKFIRCGKVLVGNTAEDMETLKRTIRQGEENGAAGLELIGKERLHQLVPAVVGEFAMFSANSGIVDPFNYTIALAENAHANGAAYYFDHEVTGIRRDSEGNYILTTPKGEFHTRWVVNSAGLGCGNISDMLGIRGYKVIGSKGDYIILDKRTGYLLPMPVYPVPSNTYMGIHVTNTTDGNVIIGPNAEMVTDFTYYGVPQENMDYLAKSASDLWPCIHKKDYIRNYSGILPKWVDEDGVIQDFKIEIRDDIAPRAINLVGIESPGLTAAVPIARHAISLMEEREKLTPNPGFNPVRKGIPHFAEMTKEEQEQMIRQNPDYGQVICRCEKVTRAEILAAIHNPLGVDTMAGVKYRTRSMMGRCQGGYCQMRIAQMIEDELGKKVTEVRYARKDSQMFFGRVREEA; via the coding sequence ATGAAACAACTGTATGATGTAATCATTATTGGCGGCGGTGTGGTGGGCAGCGCCATTGCCAGGGAAATGTCCAGATACCGTCTGAAAATAGGCGTTTTGGAAAAGAACCTGGATGTTTGCTATGAGACCAGCGGCCGGAATTCCGGTGTGATCCATGGCGGGTTTGCTTATGACACAGGTTCGCTGAAGGCCAGGCTCTGTGTGGAAGGCAATCAATTCATGGGACAACTGGCAGAGGAGCTGGATTTTAAATTCATCCGCTGCGGTAAGGTGCTGGTAGGCAATACGGCGGAGGATATGGAAACACTGAAACGGACCATCCGGCAGGGGGAGGAAAATGGTGCCGCAGGCCTGGAGCTAATTGGAAAAGAACGGCTCCATCAATTGGTTCCGGCTGTGGTAGGGGAATTTGCCATGTTTTCGGCTAACAGCGGAATTGTGGACCCTTTTAATTATACCATAGCCCTGGCTGAGAATGCCCATGCCAACGGAGCAGCGTATTATTTTGACCATGAAGTGACAGGAATACGGCGGGACAGCGAAGGAAATTATATACTTACGACGCCAAAAGGTGAATTCCACACCCGGTGGGTTGTGAACAGCGCCGGACTGGGCTGCGGCAACATTTCCGATATGCTGGGCATCCGCGGCTATAAGGTGATTGGTTCCAAGGGGGATTACATTATTCTGGACAAGCGTACAGGATATCTTCTTCCCATGCCTGTATATCCGGTTCCCAGCAATACTTACATGGGAATCCACGTGACCAACACTACTGACGGGAATGTCATTATTGGACCCAACGCAGAGATGGTAACAGATTTTACATACTATGGCGTGCCTCAGGAAAATATGGATTATCTGGCTAAGAGTGCTTCGGACCTGTGGCCATGTATCCATAAAAAAGATTATATCCGCAACTATTCCGGTATTCTGCCTAAATGGGTGGATGAGGACGGGGTTATACAGGATTTTAAGATAGAGATAAGGGATGACATTGCGCCCCGCGCCATTAATCTGGTGGGCATCGAGTCCCCCGGGCTTACAGCGGCAGTGCCCATTGCCCGTCATGCAATCAGTCTTATGGAAGAGAGGGAGAAACTTACGCCGAATCCAGGGTTTAATCCTGTGAGAAAAGGAATTCCTCATTTTGCGGAGATGACAAAAGAAGAGCAGGAGCAGATGATACGGCAGAATCCTGATTACGGCCAGGTCATTTGCCGGTGCGAAAAGGTAACCAGGGCTGAAATCCTGGCAGCCATTCATAATCCATTGGGAGTTGACACCATGGCAGGAGTCAAATACAGGACCCGCTCCATGATGGGGCGGTGCCAGGGAGGATACTGCCAGATGCGGATTGCGCAGATGATAGAAGATGAATTGGGAAAAAAGGTAACAGAAGTCAGGTATGCCAGAAAAGATTCACAGATGTTTTTCGGCAGAGTGCGGGAGGAGGCGTAG
- a CDS encoding FadR/GntR family transcriptional regulator, which yields MEKQTLGEIASQKLLEMIQRDGYTAGDKLPTEAELVELLGVGRNTVREALRILMSRNIVTIRQGSGTFISDKNGVSDDPLGFAMIEDRRKLTEDLIQVRVMLEPPIAALAAQNATVEDIRQLENILLGLEEQMILREDYADKDSQFHAQIANCSHNLVMTNLVPVITDGVRVFAGAVQETEYEQTLKSHRRIFEAIRDRKPVEAQQAMYFHLMYNDNRYKGEMGDGKQGMKGTRAKEQ from the coding sequence ATGGAAAAACAGACCTTAGGGGAGATTGCATCCCAGAAGCTTTTGGAGATGATACAAAGGGACGGCTATACGGCCGGAGATAAGCTTCCCACGGAAGCTGAGCTGGTGGAACTTCTGGGGGTTGGCCGCAACACGGTGCGGGAAGCTCTTAGAATTCTCATGTCCAGAAATATTGTCACCATACGCCAGGGCTCAGGCACCTTTATTTCAGACAAAAACGGTGTGTCCGATGATCCTCTGGGGTTTGCCATGATAGAGGACCGAAGAAAACTGACAGAGGACCTGATTCAGGTGCGTGTGATGCTGGAACCGCCTATTGCAGCTCTGGCAGCCCAGAATGCCACCGTGGAGGATATCCGCCAGCTGGAGAACATACTTCTGGGCCTGGAGGAACAGATGATACTAAGGGAGGACTATGCTGACAAGGATTCGCAGTTTCACGCCCAGATTGCAAATTGTTCCCATAATCTGGTCATGACCAACCTGGTACCGGTAATCACAGACGGCGTCCGTGTGTTTGCCGGCGCTGTCCAGGAAACAGAGTATGAACAGACTCTTAAATCCCATCGCAGGATATTTGAGGCTATCCGGGACAGGAAGCCTGTGGAGGCGCAGCAGGCTATGTATTTCCACCTGATGTATAATGACAACCGTTATAAAGGTGAGATGGGGGATGGGAAGCAGGGGATGAAGGGGACGAGAGCTAAAGAACAGTAA
- a CDS encoding L-threonylcarbamoyladenylate synthase, producing METKRIIIEDRNHIKDEELKEAASILRSGGLVAFPTETVYGLGGNALDEDAARKIYAAKGRPSDNPLIAHVSCVEEVAPLVKEIPEAGRKLMEAFWPGPLTMIFPKSEKVPYGTTGGLDTVAIRMPDDPVANRLIALAGVPVAAPSANTSGRPSPTTADHVWQDMNGRIEMIIDGGPVGIGVESTIVDVSSAVPSVLRPGAITMEMLAEVLGEVSVDPAILGPLSADVRPKAPGMKYKHYAPKADLTLVEPGTGTERESGAEQVTGAEQKTGAEQVTGAEQKNGAGQKTGAEQKTGADRNTGADPETGLDETQLQAMICKVRELSREKIEAGYKVGVICTDESRGCYTDGEVRSIGARKSQASVAHNLYALLREFDDLGVDYIFSESFPKDHLGQAIMNRLSKAAGYKIVKV from the coding sequence ATGGAAACAAAAAGAATTATTATAGAAGACAGAAATCATATAAAGGATGAGGAACTGAAAGAGGCAGCCAGCATACTGCGTTCAGGGGGCCTGGTGGCATTTCCCACAGAAACCGTGTACGGTCTGGGCGGCAATGCACTGGACGAGGACGCGGCAAGAAAAATTTATGCTGCAAAAGGGAGGCCCTCTGATAATCCTCTGATTGCCCATGTATCCTGCGTGGAGGAGGTGGCGCCTCTTGTAAAGGAGATACCGGAGGCTGGCAGGAAGCTGATGGAGGCTTTCTGGCCAGGTCCCCTGACCATGATATTTCCCAAGAGTGAAAAGGTTCCCTACGGCACAACCGGCGGTCTGGATACTGTGGCAATCCGTATGCCGGACGACCCGGTGGCAAACCGGCTCATTGCCCTGGCCGGAGTGCCCGTGGCCGCACCCAGCGCCAATACATCAGGACGGCCAAGCCCCACTACAGCCGACCATGTATGGCAGGATATGAACGGCAGGATTGAGATGATTATAGACGGGGGTCCTGTGGGAATCGGGGTGGAATCCACCATAGTGGATGTTTCGTCCGCGGTACCGTCTGTTCTGAGGCCGGGGGCCATTACCATGGAAATGCTTGCGGAGGTGCTGGGGGAGGTAAGCGTGGACCCGGCTATCCTGGGCCCTCTTTCTGCGGATGTCAGGCCAAAGGCGCCGGGAATGAAGTATAAGCACTATGCCCCCAAGGCTGACCTTACACTGGTGGAGCCAGGGACTGGAACAGAGCGGGAGAGCGGAGCGGAGCAGGTGACCGGAGCAGAGCAGAAAACCGGAGCAGAGCAGGTGACCGGAGCAGAGCAGAAAAACGGAGCAGGGCAGAAAACCGGAGCGGAGCAGAAAACCGGAGCAGACCGGAACACAGGGGCGGACCCGGAAACCGGATTGGATGAGACACAGCTCCAGGCCATGATTTGCAAGGTGCGGGAGCTCTCCCGGGAGAAGATTGAGGCCGGCTATAAGGTGGGAGTTATCTGTACGGACGAGTCCAGGGGCTGCTATACAGACGGCGAGGTACGCAGTATAGGTGCAAGAAAAAGCCAGGCATCCGTGGCTCATAATCTTTACGCTCTGCTCAGGGAGTTTGATGATTTGGGAGTAGACTACATATTTTCGGAGAGCTTTCCCAAGGACCACCTGGGACAGGCTATTATGAACCGGCTTTCCAAGGCGGCTGGATATAAGATTGTAAAGGTATAA
- the mscL gene encoding large-conductance mechanosensitive channel protein MscL produces MSNINSVMKEFKAFILKGNIIDMAVGVIIGGAFSKIVTSLVNDILMPLLGALTGGASFNTLKYVIHPAATINGVEVEEAAILYGSFLQNILDFLIIGVCMFFMIKTVAVISSRLRHEEDAKEEAPAPAGPTQEELLAEIRDLLKERKDIA; encoded by the coding sequence ATGAGCAACATTAACAGCGTAATGAAAGAATTCAAGGCATTTATCCTCAAAGGAAACATCATCGACATGGCCGTGGGCGTCATTATCGGCGGCGCTTTCAGCAAGATTGTGACTTCTCTTGTCAATGACATCCTGATGCCCTTACTGGGTGCCCTGACCGGAGGCGCAAGCTTCAACACACTTAAATATGTCATCCATCCCGCGGCCACTATAAACGGGGTAGAAGTAGAAGAAGCCGCCATACTCTATGGCAGCTTCCTACAAAATATATTGGATTTTCTCATTATCGGCGTGTGCATGTTCTTTATGATTAAGACGGTTGCCGTCATCAGCAGCCGGTTACGCCATGAAGAAGATGCCAAGGAAGAAGCACCGGCACCGGCTGGTCCCACACAGGAAGAGCTTCTGGCTGAAATCCGCGACCTTTTAAAGGAACGAAAGGACATAGCCTGA
- the rho gene encoding transcription termination factor Rho gives MREKLQTLPLSELKEMAKSRGIKGISSLRKAEIIDLLCDEAEKNPDIKPAEIKREVKTETSRSQETPRSQEISRSQETPRSQEISRSQETPRSQDQPHAFERNQSRSQDYQENRNDSRGTDNRRPVSRGYDSKYTQNRTQTPQTHGNSSMNNRMSQNSAPSQNDGERFARADNRSDAIGLSSQDMAELDSGIEANGILEVMPDGFGFIRCENFLPGENDVYVAPSQIRRFNLKTGDIIVGNRRVKSATEKFAALLYIKTVNGYPLSATETRPNFEDLTPIFPNRRLHMETPGERNTVAMRVLDLLAPIGKGQRGMIVSPPKAGKTTLLKQVAKAVTTNNPDMHLMILLIDERPEEVTDIREAIVGPNVEVIYSTFDELPDRHKRVSEMVIERAKRLVEHGRDVIILLDSITRLARAYNLTVAPSGRTLSGGLDPAALHMPKRFFGAARNMREGGSLTVLATALVETGSRMDDVVYEEFKGTGNMELVLDRKLSEKRIFPAIDILKSGTRRDDLLLSREEAEAVDIIRKATNSLKPEDAVEKILDLFARTRNNREFVENAKRIRFF, from the coding sequence ATGCGTGAAAAACTGCAGACCCTGCCTCTTTCAGAACTAAAGGAAATGGCCAAGAGCCGTGGAATTAAGGGCATCAGTTCATTAAGAAAGGCAGAAATTATTGATTTGCTCTGCGATGAGGCAGAGAAAAACCCGGATATAAAGCCGGCGGAAATAAAACGGGAAGTAAAAACGGAAACATCCCGGAGCCAGGAAACGCCTCGGAGTCAGGAGATATCCCGGAGCCAGGAAACGCCCCGGAGTCAGGAGATATCCCGGAGCCAGGAAACACCCCGGAGCCAGGACCAGCCCCATGCCTTTGAGCGTAACCAGTCAAGGAGCCAGGATTATCAGGAAAACCGGAATGACAGCAGGGGAACGGATAACCGCCGCCCTGTTTCAAGAGGGTACGACAGCAAGTATACACAGAACAGGACCCAGACTCCCCAAACACATGGAAACAGCAGTATGAATAACAGAATGAGCCAGAACAGCGCGCCTTCCCAGAACGATGGAGAGCGTTTTGCCAGAGCGGACAATAGAAGTGACGCAATCGGCCTTTCCAGCCAGGATATGGCTGAGTTAGACAGCGGGATTGAGGCAAACGGCATACTGGAAGTCATGCCCGACGGATTTGGATTCATCCGCTGTGAAAATTTTCTTCCCGGTGAAAATGATGTGTATGTGGCGCCTTCCCAGATTCGCCGTTTTAATCTGAAAACAGGAGATATTATAGTGGGAAACCGCAGGGTGAAGTCTGCAACAGAGAAGTTTGCGGCCCTTCTCTACATCAAGACGGTAAACGGCTATCCCCTAAGCGCCACGGAGACAAGGCCCAACTTTGAGGACCTGACACCCATCTTCCCTAACAGGCGGCTTCATATGGAAACACCTGGTGAGAGGAATACGGTGGCCATGCGTGTCCTGGACCTTCTGGCACCTATTGGAAAGGGACAGCGTGGTATGATTGTATCCCCTCCAAAGGCAGGAAAGACCACACTGTTAAAGCAGGTAGCAAAGGCAGTTACAACCAATAATCCGGATATGCATCTGATGATCCTTCTGATTGACGAGCGCCCTGAGGAGGTTACGGATATAAGAGAGGCCATTGTGGGTCCAAATGTGGAAGTAATCTACTCAACCTTTGATGAGCTGCCTGACCGTCATAAGAGGGTATCCGAGATGGTGATTGAGCGGGCCAAGCGTCTGGTGGAGCACGGACGTGACGTTATCATCCTGCTGGACAGCATTACCAGGCTGGCCAGGGCATACAACCTGACGGTTGCGCCCAGCGGCCGTACATTATCCGGCGGTCTGGATCCGGCAGCCCTTCATATGCCGAAGCGTTTTTTCGGCGCTGCCAGAAATATGCGCGAGGGCGGAAGCCTGACCGTACTGGCCACTGCCCTGGTGGAGACGGGAAGCCGCATGGATGATGTTGTGTATGAGGAATTTAAAGGCACCGGCAACATGGAGCTGGTGCTCGACAGGAAACTGTCTGAGAAACGTATCTTCCCGGCCATCGACATATTGAAGTCCGGCACCAGAAGGGATGACCTCCTGCTGTCCAGGGAGGAAGCAGAGGCAGTGGATATTATCCGCAAGGCCACCAATTCCCTGAAACCCGAGGATGCAGTGGAAAAGATACTTGACCTTTTCGCAAGAACCAGGAATAACAGGGAATTTGTGGAGAATGCCAAGCGGATTCGGTTTTTCTAG
- a CDS encoding replication-associated recombination protein A produces MDLFDYMREKDMEKESPLASRLRPRTLDEVVGQQHIVGKDKLLYRAIQADKLGSIIFYGPPGTGKTTLAKVIANTTSADFRQINATVAGKKDMEEVVKEAKDNIGMYGRKTILFVDEIHRFNKGQQDYLLPFVEDGTLILIGATTENPYFEVNGALLSRSRIFELKPLEKEDVKELIRRAVYDKERGMGIYDADIDEDAADFLADTANGDARAALNAVELGVLTTAKGADGRIHIDMAVAQECIQKRAVRYDKNGDNHYDTISAFIKSMRGSDPDAAVYYLARMLYAGEDIKFIARRIMICAAEDVGNADPQALVVAVNAAQAAERIGIPEANIILSQAVTYVATAPKSNAACMAVQKAMEAVRNERTMPVPVHLQDKHYKGAEKLGHGAGYLYAHDYPKHYVQQQYLPEGMEGTVFYEPSDNGYEKQINAHMKWLKS; encoded by the coding sequence ATGGATTTATTTGATTATATGAGAGAAAAGGATATGGAGAAGGAGTCGCCTCTGGCTTCCAGGCTCCGTCCGAGGACCCTGGATGAGGTGGTGGGGCAGCAGCATATTGTGGGAAAGGATAAGCTGCTGTACCGGGCCATACAGGCGGATAAGCTGGGGTCCATTATTTTTTACGGACCTCCGGGAACCGGTAAGACCACCCTGGCCAAGGTCATTGCCAATACCACCAGTGCGGATTTCCGGCAGATTAACGCCACAGTGGCAGGAAAAAAGGACATGGAGGAAGTGGTGAAGGAGGCCAAGGACAACATTGGCATGTATGGAAGGAAAACCATCTTGTTTGTGGATGAGATCCACCGCTTCAATAAAGGACAGCAGGATTACCTTCTGCCCTTTGTGGAGGACGGGACCCTGATACTGATTGGAGCTACTACGGAAAATCCGTACTTTGAGGTAAATGGGGCTCTTCTTTCCCGGTCCAGGATATTTGAGCTCAAGCCCCTGGAAAAGGAGGATGTCAAGGAGCTGATCCGCAGGGCAGTTTATGACAAGGAACGGGGAATGGGCATTTACGATGCCGACATTGACGAGGATGCAGCTGATTTTCTGGCAGACACGGCCAACGGGGATGCCAGGGCCGCGCTGAATGCCGTGGAGCTGGGGGTACTGACCACTGCAAAGGGAGCGGACGGGCGGATTCACATTGATATGGCAGTGGCCCAGGAATGTATTCAGAAAAGGGCTGTCCGGTATGACAAGAACGGGGACAACCACTATGACACTATATCCGCGTTTATTAAAAGCATGCGGGGGTCGGACCCGGACGCGGCCGTGTATTATCTGGCGCGGATGCTGTACGCGGGAGAGGACATCAAGTTCATAGCCAGAAGAATTATGATATGTGCTGCGGAGGATGTGGGAAATGCGGACCCTCAGGCCCTTGTGGTGGCGGTAAACGCAGCCCAGGCCGCAGAGCGCATCGGAATTCCCGAGGCCAATATCATCCTCTCCCAGGCAGTGACCTATGTGGCCACAGCTCCAAAGAGCAACGCTGCCTGTATGGCGGTACAGAAGGCTATGGAAGCGGTGAGGAACGAACGGACTATGCCAGTGCCGGTCCATCTGCAGGACAAGCATTATAAGGGAGCGGAAAAGCTGGGACATGGGGCAGGTTATCTCTATGCTCATGACTATCCCAAGCATTATGTACAGCAGCAGTATCTGCCCGAAGGTATGGAGGGAACCGTATTTTATGAACCTTCTGACAATGGCTATGAGAAGCAGATAAATGCGCATATGAAATGGCTTAAAAGCTGA
- a CDS encoding polysaccharide deacetylase family protein: protein MKLINKSKLLAAVCIADLLLLGGLIHTVRGEMPAHVSADEGSWVREGGDTLDRAKGLEGKCVALTFDDGPNEDCTEKLLDGLKERNVRATFFLMGQNIEGNEDIVKRMKAEGHLIGNHSYSHVQLTKAGSDAVCQAVDRTSRMIEEITGERPQYMRPPYGDWNEELECRVGMTTVLWSVDSLDWKLRNTNRVVKRVLKDVEDGDIILMHDIFPTSVEAALEIVDTLTKRGYTFVTVDELLID from the coding sequence GTGAAGCTGATAAATAAGTCAAAGCTCCTGGCAGCTGTCTGCATAGCGGACCTTTTGCTGCTGGGCGGCCTTATCCATACGGTCAGGGGGGAGATGCCGGCCCATGTGTCCGCCGATGAGGGCTCCTGGGTCAGGGAGGGAGGGGATACCCTGGACCGGGCTAAGGGACTGGAAGGGAAATGTGTGGCTCTGACCTTTGACGACGGACCAAATGAGGATTGCACGGAAAAACTGCTGGACGGGCTGAAAGAGCGGAATGTCCGGGCAACCTTTTTTCTGATGGGACAGAACATAGAGGGAAACGAGGATATTGTAAAGCGCATGAAGGCAGAGGGCCATTTGATTGGAAACCACAGCTACAGCCATGTGCAGCTTACAAAAGCCGGTTCAGACGCAGTCTGCCAGGCCGTGGACAGAACCAGCCGGATGATAGAAGAGATTACAGGAGAGAGGCCCCAATACATGCGCCCGCCCTATGGGGACTGGAATGAGGAGCTGGAGTGCAGGGTGGGCATGACCACTGTCCTGTGGTCTGTGGACTCCCTGGACTGGAAACTGCGCAATACCAACCGTGTGGTGAAACGGGTGCTTAAGGATGTGGAGGACGGGGATATCATATTAATGCATGATATTTTCCCCACTTCTGTGGAAGCAGCCCTGGAAATCGTTGACACGCTCACGAAGCGGGGCTATACTTTTGTTACGGTGGATGAACTGCTGATTGACTGA